The genomic DNA CGACCTGCCGCGCTACCTGCACCGCATCGGCCTGCAGGCCCCGCCCGCGCCCGACCTCGCGGGCCTGTCCACGCTGGTGCGGGCGCACGCGCTCACCCTGCCGTGGGAGAACTTCGACGCCGTCCGCGGCATCCCGGGCGAGCTCACGATCGACGCCCTGCAGCGCCGCATGATCGAGGGGCGCCGCGGCTACGGCTGCACGGGTCACGTCCCGCTGCTCGCCGCGGCCCTGCAGCGCACGGGCTTCCGGTTCGGCGCCGCGTCCGGGCGGGTGCTGGTCGACGGTGGCCCGTCCGCGAGCACGCACGCCCTGCTGATCGTCGAGGTCGACGGTGCGCCGCACCTCGCGGAGGTCGGCTTCGGCGCCGTCCCGCTCGCACCGTTGCGGCTGGAGAGCGGCCTGGAGCAGGACGCCGGCGGATGGCGCTACCGGCTCACCGCCGAGGCGGTCGGTTTCGGCGAGGAGTGGCGGCTCGACTTCCTCGACCCGAGCTCGGGGCAGTGGCGGCCGCAGTACCGGTTCGCGCTCGCCGACCGCACGTGGTCGGACCTGCGCATGACGAACTTCTACGTCGCGACCTCGCCGCACTCGCCGTTCCGCGGCCGGCTCATGGCCGTGGTCAACCGGCCCGGCGAGCGGCACGTGCTCACGCGGGACGCGGTGATCAGCACCCGTCCCGACGGGTTCCGGGAGACCGTGCCGTACGTCGCGGCGGACCGTCGGGCGATCCTCGCCGAGAGCTTCGCGATCGACCTGCCCGAGGACGAGGCGGCGGCGCTCGCGGCCGTCAGTGGGAGCTGAAGAAGCCGATCGCCTTGTCGCCGCTGTCGCACCGCGCGAGCATCCCCGGCGTCTGCGGGAACGTGCAGTTCCAGCCGTCGACGGTGACGGGCTTGGCCTGCGCGATCTGCGGCCCGAAGGCGTTGGCGACGCGCATCGCCTCGGCGCAGTCGACCTTCACGGTGCCCAGCGCGTGCACGTACAGGGCTCCGTCGGGGCCGCGGGTCTGCCCGCACATCTCGGCGCGGGTCTCGGCCGCCGTCGCGGTGGCCGACGGTGCGCCCGAGGGGGTGGGGCTCGCG from Tsukamurella paurometabola includes the following:
- a CDS encoding arylamine N-acetyltransferase family protein; amino-acid sequence: MNDDAAWGAPALDLPRYLHRIGLQAPPAPDLAGLSTLVRAHALTLPWENFDAVRGIPGELTIDALQRRMIEGRRGYGCTGHVPLLAAALQRTGFRFGAASGRVLVDGGPSASTHALLIVEVDGAPHLAEVGFGAVPLAPLRLESGLEQDAGGWRYRLTAEAVGFGEEWRLDFLDPSSGQWRPQYRFALADRTWSDLRMTNFYVATSPHSPFRGRLMAVVNRPGERHVLTRDAVISTRPDGFRETVPYVAADRRAILAESFAIDLPEDEAAALAAVSGS